Proteins from one Anaerohalosphaeraceae bacterium genomic window:
- a CDS encoding MraY family glycosyltransferase, translating into MSLFLLFGILLGVLAFGLSAGLTAVVRRLAIRIGFAAYPQADRYHQSVVALGGGIAIFGTLLLLLSAALLFIQFGSSQISGAFPSLVPYIEGFRTKRVDLLLVLACAFVLHILGLWDDKKRLGPFSKLTVQILVSAAAATLADIRLEFFIQNRLITIVLSVLWMVILINAFNFLDNMDGVSAGIAAITAVVLLTAAIRSGQVFIGGLAVLLLGSLLGFLVFNFPPATIFMGDAGSLVIGFFVAVLTLRTTYYNPALELHLSAVFMPLIVMAVPLYDFASVVFLRIRQGKNPLTGDTQHFSHRLRRRGLSDRQVALTLYLATLCTSAGAVVLQKTDWMGAVLIFLQTLMVLGVIAVLESSGQMNANSFRERK; encoded by the coding sequence ATGAGTTTGTTTCTGCTTTTTGGAATACTTTTAGGCGTTCTTGCTTTCGGTCTGTCCGCGGGCCTTACAGCCGTAGTCCGGCGGCTGGCTATCCGCATCGGCTTTGCGGCATACCCGCAGGCAGACCGCTATCATCAGTCTGTCGTTGCCTTGGGGGGCGGAATTGCCATTTTCGGCACTCTGCTGCTCCTGCTCTCGGCCGCTCTCCTATTCATCCAGTTCGGCTCTTCCCAAATCAGCGGGGCTTTCCCTTCCCTTGTTCCTTATATAGAGGGGTTCCGGACCAAACGTGTCGATTTACTGCTCGTCCTTGCGTGTGCTTTTGTTTTACACATTTTGGGGCTGTGGGATGATAAAAAACGGCTGGGGCCTTTTTCGAAGCTGACCGTGCAAATCCTCGTTTCCGCCGCGGCCGCAACCCTGGCGGATATACGCCTGGAATTCTTCATCCAAAATCGACTGATTACGATTGTTCTGTCCGTACTGTGGATGGTCATTCTGATTAATGCCTTCAACTTTCTGGATAATATGGACGGCGTTTCCGCAGGCATTGCAGCCATTACAGCAGTCGTCCTGTTAACGGCCGCTATTCGAAGCGGACAGGTCTTTATCGGAGGATTGGCTGTTCTCCTTCTGGGAAGTCTGCTGGGATTCCTGGTCTTTAACTTCCCTCCCGCAACAATCTTTATGGGGGATGCCGGTTCGCTGGTTATCGGCTTTTTTGTGGCCGTACTGACTTTGCGGACAACCTATTATAATCCGGCCCTTGAACTGCACCTCAGTGCCGTTTTTATGCCGCTGATTGTTATGGCCGTTCCGTTGTATGATTTTGCCAGTGTGGTTTTTCTCCGCATCCGTCAGGGCAAAAACCCTCTGACTGGGGATACACAGCACTTTTCTCATCGACTCCGCCGGCGGGGACTGTCCGACAGGCAGGTGGCTTTGACGCTTTATCTGGCAACCCTGTGCACATCCGCCGGGGCCGTTGTCCTGCAGAAAACAGACTGGATGGGAGCTGTTTTGATTTTTCTTCAAACCCTGATGGTGCTTGGAGTCATCGCTGTTCTCGAAAGCAGCGGACAGATGAACGCGAATTCCTTCAGAGAAAGAAAATGA
- a CDS encoding O-antigen ligase family protein: MKKASLSAKVKPSIFSTLGENTALILILGVLVLRSVFIEITYYSAPVTPSLLLPGPVNSLLISFLLLLIFFVHQAAQILRPPDRQISDRLTFGAILFILLGLFSFFAASNKCDALTELTTLAAPLLILPTASELFRKTDRILLFLWVLTALGITAVYQCREQAMTDNETVLRNYEQNPQKVLEELGIEPGTLKQWQFEHRLRSKDVRGFLTTSNSTGSFLLLCIFGGLGLLTYARYQPPSQGRLVQILLYLPIILLLAYGLFLCRSRGAITAGLICLFGWIFCVWQGKRIWPHRKKLVVLGLFCAAATVLSAILYGIRHGRLPGPNAMLVRWQYWVSTLQMIAEHPLRGVGGGNFTIWYPLYKIPAAPELIRDPHNFLLSLAAQYGIPAALIFTGILLLPLWTTLRSDRPSCEPQTTKGPSLPTGLLLLAFSAIMLLIVRPGVAEQTDAETDPFIRGAYYLVFYLAPAGVMLLTLGLLILAGRVPTDQPLLRRALLPALGWGILSVLIHNLIDFAVFETAVLTALMLCLAAVWAFTAPSRPFLLGNFLRRGGLLALLSGAFAVSFYWGMLLPFRAGLLIQEAFRNPSESIHLLQKAEEKDPLSPQPAWYQGQILLQQAESRIIGKQMTLEKAEKAFARALTRNPHDYRLMEAIGDLFLLRAESEKSEDLQKQFRQKSYHWTLQAWEHFPGSDRLAYKLGLLSEQNERAEEAVGWYALAIKIEEDYRRQFQQMYPEYPIFSRLGEGRYHYAKAFVQSKTENRPAPETPPPSP; encoded by the coding sequence ATGAAGAAAGCGTCTCTTTCTGCAAAAGTGAAACCTTCGATTTTTTCGACTTTAGGGGAAAATACGGCTCTGATTCTGATTCTGGGGGTTTTGGTCCTTCGCTCCGTTTTTATCGAAATAACCTATTATTCCGCCCCCGTTACCCCTTCTCTTCTTCTCCCCGGGCCGGTAAACAGTCTGCTGATTTCTTTCCTTCTGCTCCTCATCTTTTTTGTGCATCAGGCCGCTCAGATTCTCCGCCCCCCCGACCGCCAAATCAGCGACCGGCTCACATTCGGAGCAATCCTTTTCATTTTACTGGGGCTGTTTTCCTTTTTCGCCGCATCGAACAAATGCGATGCATTGACGGAACTGACAACGTTGGCCGCACCGCTGCTGATTCTTCCGACGGCCTCCGAATTATTCCGAAAAACCGACCGCATTCTCCTCTTCCTGTGGGTCTTGACCGCTCTCGGGATCACCGCTGTCTATCAGTGCCGGGAACAGGCCATGACCGACAACGAAACCGTCCTGCGCAATTATGAGCAAAATCCGCAGAAGGTTTTGGAGGAACTGGGAATCGAGCCGGGTACTCTCAAACAATGGCAGTTTGAACATCGGCTCCGTTCCAAAGACGTCCGGGGGTTTCTGACCACAAGCAATTCAACCGGTTCTTTTCTGCTACTGTGCATATTCGGCGGTCTGGGGCTCCTGACGTATGCAAGGTACCAGCCCCCTTCTCAGGGACGACTCGTTCAGATTCTTCTGTACCTGCCGATCATCCTTCTTCTTGCCTACGGTCTGTTCCTATGCAGAAGCCGAGGAGCAATCACAGCGGGTCTCATCTGCCTTTTCGGCTGGATTTTCTGTGTTTGGCAGGGCAAGCGGATTTGGCCTCATCGAAAAAAACTGGTAGTCCTCGGGCTGTTTTGCGCAGCCGCAACCGTTCTTTCAGCCATTCTCTATGGAATCCGGCACGGCCGACTGCCGGGTCCCAATGCCATGCTGGTCCGCTGGCAGTACTGGGTCAGCACCCTTCAGATGATTGCGGAACATCCGCTGCGAGGGGTCGGCGGCGGCAACTTTACAATCTGGTATCCGCTGTATAAAATCCCGGCAGCTCCTGAACTCATCCGTGACCCGCACAATTTTCTTCTGTCGCTGGCCGCTCAATACGGCATTCCTGCAGCCCTGATTTTTACAGGCATTCTGCTCCTGCCGCTGTGGACAACCCTCCGGTCGGACCGTCCTTCTTGTGAACCTCAGACAACTAAGGGGCCTTCTCTGCCCACAGGGCTTCTTCTTCTGGCCTTTTCAGCCATAATGCTTCTGATAGTACGTCCTGGGGTAGCCGAACAAACCGATGCGGAAACAGACCCGTTCATTCGCGGGGCCTATTATCTGGTGTTTTATCTGGCTCCGGCCGGGGTCATGCTTCTGACTCTCGGCCTTTTGATTCTGGCCGGACGCGTACCGACAGATCAGCCGCTCCTGCGACGGGCTCTTCTGCCCGCTCTCGGATGGGGCATCTTGTCCGTTCTTATTCACAATTTGATTGATTTCGCTGTTTTCGAAACAGCCGTTTTGACCGCTTTGATGCTCTGTTTGGCCGCCGTCTGGGCGTTTACGGCTCCCTCCCGTCCCTTCCTGCTCGGGAATTTCCTCCGACGAGGGGGTCTTCTTGCCCTTCTGTCCGGCGCTTTTGCCGTCTCGTTCTATTGGGGGATGCTTCTTCCTTTCCGGGCGGGCTTACTCATCCAAGAAGCTTTTCGAAATCCCTCTGAAAGCATCCATCTGCTGCAGAAGGCCGAGGAAAAAGACCCGCTTTCTCCGCAGCCCGCATGGTATCAGGGGCAAATCCTTCTTCAGCAGGCGGAGAGCAGAATTATCGGCAAGCAGATGACTCTCGAAAAAGCTGAAAAAGCTTTTGCCCGTGCCCTAACCCGCAATCCGCACGACTATCGTCTGATGGAAGCGATAGGAGACTTGTTTCTCCTGCGTGCCGAATCCGAAAAATCGGAAGACCTCCAAAAACAATTCCGTCAAAAAAGTTATCACTGGACCCTGCAGGCATGGGAGCATTTCCCCGGGAGCGACCGGCTGGCCTACAAACTCGGACTGCTTTCCGAACAAAATGAACGTGCGGAAGAAGCCGTCGGCTGGTACGCTCTGGCAATAAAAATTGAAGAGGACTACCGCAGACAATTTCAGCAAATGTACCCGGAGTACCCAATATTCAGCCGGCTGGGGGAAGGCCGATATCACTATGCAAAAGCATTTGTTCAATCAAAAACAGAAAACCGTCCCGCACCGGAAACTCCGCCGCCCTCCCCGTAA
- the hisG gene encoding ATP phosphoribosyltransferase, translating to MSARQSEQMKNPSKDNQLSQPVLKLGIPKGSLQNATIDLFAKAGFSITGADRSYFPQIDDPQIQPILLRAQEMSRYVEAGVLDAGFTGYDWIMENNSKVHEVCPLEYSKATSAPARWVLAVPNESKVQNPEDLEGGIIATELVGVTQRYFRRKKIRVKVEFSWGATEVKARLVNGIVELTETGSSLRANNLRIVDTVLVSTTRFIANRQAWKDSFKRQKIENLAILLNAAINAKTLVGMKMNVAKKDLPAVLQILPAEKSPTVSPLADSDYAAVEIVVEEKVERELIPRLKYAGASGIITYSLNKVIH from the coding sequence ATGAGTGCACGACAGTCAGAGCAAATGAAAAATCCATCAAAAGACAACCAGCTGTCCCAGCCCGTTCTGAAACTGGGAATTCCCAAGGGCAGTCTGCAGAATGCCACGATTGATCTGTTTGCGAAGGCGGGGTTTTCCATAACGGGAGCGGATCGAAGTTATTTTCCGCAGATCGATGACCCTCAGATTCAGCCGATTCTGCTGCGGGCCCAGGAAATGAGCCGTTATGTGGAGGCCGGGGTTCTGGATGCGGGCTTTACCGGCTATGACTGGATTATGGAAAACAATTCCAAAGTCCACGAGGTCTGTCCGCTTGAATACAGCAAGGCAACTTCTGCACCGGCCCGCTGGGTTCTGGCTGTTCCGAATGAATCGAAAGTCCAAAACCCCGAAGACCTCGAAGGAGGCATTATTGCAACGGAACTGGTCGGTGTCACGCAGCGGTATTTCCGCCGTAAAAAAATTCGGGTGAAGGTGGAGTTCAGCTGGGGAGCGACGGAAGTCAAGGCCCGGCTGGTCAACGGCATTGTAGAACTGACGGAAACGGGCTCTTCCCTGCGGGCCAACAACCTCCGCATTGTGGATACTGTTCTGGTCTCTACGACCCGTTTTATCGCCAATCGGCAGGCGTGGAAGGATTCGTTCAAGAGGCAGAAAATTGAGAATCTGGCCATTCTCCTGAATGCAGCCATCAATGCAAAAACTCTTGTCGGAATGAAGATGAATGTCGCCAAAAAGGATTTGCCGGCTGTTCTGCAGATTCTTCCGGCGGAAAAGAGCCCGACGGTTTCCCCGCTGGCGGATTCGGACTATGCGGCTGTGGAAATTGTGGTGGAGGAAAAGGTTGAACGTGAGCTGATTCCACGGCTGAAATATGCGGGCGCTTCCGGGATCATCACCTATTCTCTCAATAAAGTGATTCATTAA
- the infB gene encoding translation initiation factor IF-2: MAKAVTKVYLLAKELGVKSQAIVAKCQAEGLDIKTHMSPLTAGQVATIREWFSEGEHTTSVETAERVDLEKVRVPRRKKGTASTEETAAAPAAPAETSESVQVAEAPAETKEMPETETVPVSETGVSEQAAPVVPAAAASAEPTIMAEPPAPQVQETPMAAPPPPPPPPEPILPAGPKLEKPTPAQLTGPTVIRVEKPEVDSRRFAGKRPRPPMKGAVKPIAEPLIPAVEDEPDTTAKKPKDKTHGRRKHHADEEEERLLKGGPKRIRERDLEERRARLAAAEGEWVRNRPPRRIETKSKTEEAAPPVERPAKAVVTEPILVKDLSAALGVKTSDIIAKLLAEGVIATANQAISVDTAELIAMEFGTELVVERKRTVLEQIEKEFEQRPRLHLQKRPPIVTMLGHVDHGKTSLLDRIRKTSVAAGEAGGITQHIGAYQVEINGKRITFLDTPGHEAFTSMRARGAQMTDIVVLVVAADDGVMPQTVEAIHHAKAAGVEILVALNKIDLPGIDLHRIYGQLAEHELTPAEWGGNTEIVKTSAVTGQGIEDLIEHLDYIAELKNYQADPTLPATGWVVEAKMAPSRGAVATLLIKEGELKKGDIVLAGGAYGRVRTITDSWGHAVKKATPSMPVEITGLDGVPQAGDKFYCLSDINRAQEAAEEIRMLSREESLARRSQVTLDNLFKHIEAGKIKELNLIVRADVQGSVDVLVRYLTELSTPEVKVKVIHAGVGGITEGDVVLAQASDAIIIGFNVVPEDRVRQMAEAVRVDIRLYNVIYRITEDLKAAMKGLLEPVEQEKTLGRLVVRNTFKISGVGTVAGCFVENGVVTKNAKLRLIRNNIVVKDNCAIESLRHFKDDVREVKAGLECGIKIVGFDDVKTGDVLEAYEIVQVARDL, translated from the coding sequence TTGGCAAAGGCGGTAACAAAAGTTTATCTTCTGGCGAAAGAGTTGGGGGTTAAAAGCCAGGCCATCGTGGCCAAATGTCAGGCCGAAGGGCTGGATATCAAAACCCATATGTCCCCTTTGACGGCCGGTCAGGTAGCAACCATCCGGGAGTGGTTCAGCGAGGGAGAACACACGACGTCTGTGGAGACCGCCGAACGAGTCGATTTGGAAAAGGTGCGGGTGCCCCGTCGAAAAAAAGGTACCGCTTCGACGGAAGAGACCGCAGCTGCTCCGGCTGCACCTGCAGAGACTTCTGAATCTGTTCAAGTAGCGGAAGCACCGGCGGAAACGAAAGAGATGCCGGAAACGGAAACGGTCCCTGTGTCAGAGACAGGGGTTTCAGAACAGGCGGCTCCTGTCGTTCCTGCAGCGGCGGCTTCGGCAGAGCCGACAATTATGGCGGAGCCCCCTGCGCCGCAAGTTCAGGAGACACCGATGGCTGCTCCGCCGCCTCCGCCCCCGCCTCCGGAGCCGATTCTGCCGGCCGGTCCGAAACTGGAGAAACCCACGCCTGCTCAGCTAACCGGACCGACGGTGATCCGGGTTGAAAAACCGGAAGTTGATTCGCGCCGGTTCGCCGGAAAGCGGCCGCGTCCGCCGATGAAGGGAGCGGTGAAACCCATAGCAGAACCGCTGATTCCAGCGGTTGAAGACGAACCGGACACAACCGCCAAAAAGCCCAAAGACAAAACGCATGGGCGCCGAAAGCACCATGCCGATGAAGAGGAAGAACGCCTGCTCAAAGGAGGGCCGAAGCGGATTCGGGAGCGGGATTTGGAGGAGCGGCGGGCTCGACTGGCGGCTGCGGAAGGGGAATGGGTTCGGAACCGTCCGCCTCGCCGGATTGAAACCAAATCCAAGACCGAGGAAGCGGCTCCGCCGGTAGAGCGGCCCGCTAAGGCCGTTGTGACCGAACCGATTCTGGTGAAAGACCTTTCCGCTGCTTTGGGTGTAAAGACCAGTGATATTATCGCCAAGCTTCTGGCGGAAGGAGTTATTGCGACGGCCAACCAGGCAATCTCTGTTGATACGGCCGAGCTGATTGCGATGGAGTTCGGCACAGAACTGGTCGTAGAACGGAAACGTACCGTTCTGGAGCAGATTGAAAAGGAATTTGAACAGCGTCCGAGACTTCATCTGCAGAAGCGTCCGCCGATTGTCACGATGCTCGGCCATGTGGACCACGGCAAGACCAGTTTACTGGACCGGATTCGCAAGACGTCTGTGGCGGCCGGAGAAGCCGGCGGGATTACGCAGCACATCGGCGCTTATCAGGTGGAAATCAACGGCAAGCGCATCACGTTTTTGGATACGCCGGGTCATGAAGCGTTTACTTCGATGCGGGCACGCGGAGCGCAGATGACCGACATTGTCGTTCTGGTTGTGGCGGCGGATGACGGGGTGATGCCGCAGACAGTAGAGGCGATTCATCACGCCAAGGCCGCCGGTGTTGAAATTCTGGTGGCGCTGAACAAAATCGACCTGCCGGGGATTGATTTGCACCGCATCTATGGGCAGCTGGCGGAGCATGAACTGACGCCTGCCGAATGGGGCGGAAATACAGAGATTGTCAAAACCAGTGCCGTAACCGGACAGGGTATTGAGGATTTGATTGAACATCTGGATTATATTGCGGAGCTAAAGAACTATCAGGCCGACCCGACCTTGCCGGCGACAGGGTGGGTTGTGGAGGCCAAGATGGCTCCCAGCCGCGGCGCGGTGGCCACGCTTCTGATCAAAGAAGGCGAGCTGAAAAAGGGCGACATTGTGCTGGCAGGTGGGGCCTACGGACGGGTCCGTACCATTACCGACAGTTGGGGGCATGCCGTTAAAAAAGCCACTCCTTCTATGCCGGTGGAGATTACCGGGCTCGACGGGGTTCCGCAGGCGGGAGATAAGTTCTATTGTCTGTCCGACATCAACCGGGCTCAGGAGGCGGCGGAGGAAATCCGGATGCTCAGCCGGGAAGAATCGCTGGCGCGGCGTTCTCAGGTGACGCTGGACAATCTGTTCAAGCATATCGAAGCCGGCAAAATCAAGGAACTGAATCTGATTGTGCGTGCGGATGTGCAGGGTTCGGTGGATGTACTGGTTCGCTATTTGACGGAATTGAGTACTCCTGAGGTGAAAGTCAAAGTGATTCATGCCGGTGTCGGCGGCATTACGGAAGGCGATGTGGTGCTTGCCCAGGCCTCGGATGCCATCATCATCGGTTTTAATGTTGTTCCGGAAGACCGAGTCCGGCAGATGGCGGAGGCGGTCCGGGTGGATATTCGTCTGTACAATGTGATTTACCGCATTACCGAGGACTTGAAAGCAGCGATGAAAGGGCTTCTGGAGCCGGTGGAGCAGGAAAAGACGCTGGGCCGGCTGGTTGTCCGCAATACCTTCAAGATTTCCGGAGTGGGAACGGTGGCCGGATGCTTTGTCGAAAACGGCGTGGTTACCAAAAATGCCAAGCTGCGTCTGATTCGCAACAACATTGTTGTCAAGGACAATTGCGCCATCGAATCGCTGCGGCATTTCAAAGACGATGTGCGGGAGGTCAAGGCCGGTCTGGAGTGCGGAATTAAGATTGTCGGTTTCGACGACGTCAAAACCGGCGATGTGCTGGAGGCTTATGAGATTGTACAGGTCGCCCGCGATTTGTAA
- a CDS encoding saccharopine dehydrogenase family protein — protein sequence MAKVLIIGAGGVGNVVVKKCAQVPQVFSEIVLASRTKAKCDKIASEVSRPIVTEQVDADDAKQVAALIQKHQPELVINVALPYQDLPIMEACLATRTHYLDTANYEPKDEAKFEYKWQWAYHDRYAQAGIMALLGSGFDPGVTNVFCAYAQKHFYDEIHYVDIVDCNAGEHGHPFATNFNPEINIREITQKGKYWENGRWVEIEPMSVRKDIDYPEVGPRASYLLYHEELESLVRHIRGLKRIRFWMTFGEQYLTHLRVLQNVGMTRIDSVEYEGHKIIPLQFLKAVLPDPGSLGVTYKGKTCIGCIFDGVKCGKRRQMMIYNVCDHAECYREVGAQAVSYTTGVPAMIGAKMMLEGKWKGAGVFNMEQFDPDPFMEDLNRYGLPWKVLDGKTLEG from the coding sequence ATGGCGAAGGTGTTGATTATTGGTGCCGGCGGAGTGGGGAATGTTGTCGTAAAAAAGTGTGCCCAGGTGCCGCAGGTTTTCAGCGAAATTGTTCTGGCCAGCCGCACCAAAGCCAAATGCGATAAGATTGCTTCGGAAGTCAGCCGTCCGATTGTTACCGAGCAGGTGGATGCGGATGACGCCAAACAGGTCGCGGCGCTTATTCAAAAGCATCAGCCGGAGCTGGTGATTAACGTAGCGCTGCCGTATCAGGATTTGCCGATTATGGAGGCGTGTCTGGCGACGCGGACCCATTATCTGGATACGGCCAACTATGAGCCGAAGGATGAGGCGAAGTTCGAGTACAAATGGCAGTGGGCCTACCATGACCGGTATGCACAGGCGGGCATTATGGCCCTGCTGGGCAGCGGCTTTGACCCGGGCGTGACGAATGTCTTCTGCGCCTACGCCCAGAAGCATTTCTATGATGAGATTCACTACGTGGATATTGTGGACTGCAATGCGGGCGAGCATGGACATCCGTTCGCAACCAATTTCAATCCGGAGATTAATATTCGGGAGATTACCCAGAAGGGCAAATACTGGGAGAACGGCCGGTGGGTTGAGATTGAGCCGATGAGCGTCCGCAAAGATATCGACTATCCGGAGGTTGGGCCGCGGGCATCGTATCTGCTCTATCACGAGGAGCTGGAGTCGCTGGTCAGACATATTCGAGGACTCAAGCGGATTCGATTCTGGATGACCTTCGGCGAGCAGTATTTGACGCATCTGCGGGTGCTGCAGAATGTCGGAATGACGCGGATCGACTCGGTGGAGTATGAAGGGCACAAGATTATTCCGCTGCAGTTCTTGAAGGCCGTTTTGCCGGACCCGGGCTCGTTGGGCGTTACATACAAGGGCAAGACCTGCATCGGGTGCATCTTCGACGGGGTTAAATGCGGCAAGCGCCGTCAGATGATGATTTACAATGTTTGTGACCACGCGGAATGCTACCGCGAAGTCGGTGCGCAGGCGGTGTCCTACACAACCGGTGTGCCCGCTATGATTGGAGCCAAGATGATGCTCGAGGGCAAGTGGAAAGGAGCAGGGGTCTTTAATATGGAGCAGTTTGACCCCGATCCCTTTATGGAGGATTTGAACCGCTACGGCCTGCCGTGGAAGGTGCTGGACGGCAAGACGCTGGAGGGCTGA
- a CDS encoding nitroreductase family protein, translating to MDVMKAIENRYSCRAYLSKPVEKEKLMRILDAARLAPSARNLQDWRFVVVTEEQKRRELAQAAYNQAFVAQAPVVIVACSVSSYMMRCGQPIAPIDVSIALEHIALEAVELGLATCWIGSFLPHEVRRILQIPTDAVLVELMTLGYPADEWKSPQRLSLEKIVCFEKWGF from the coding sequence ATGGACGTGATGAAAGCGATTGAAAATCGTTATTCCTGCAGGGCTTATCTTTCAAAACCGGTTGAAAAAGAGAAACTGATGCGGATTTTGGATGCGGCACGGCTGGCTCCGTCTGCCCGCAATCTGCAGGATTGGCGTTTTGTCGTTGTTACAGAGGAGCAAAAGCGTAGAGAATTGGCCCAGGCGGCCTATAATCAGGCCTTTGTGGCCCAGGCACCGGTCGTGATAGTGGCTTGCTCTGTCAGTTCCTATATGATGCGGTGCGGCCAGCCCATTGCACCGATTGATGTCTCCATTGCCTTGGAGCATATAGCGCTGGAGGCGGTCGAATTGGGTCTGGCAACGTGTTGGATTGGTTCATTTCTGCCGCACGAGGTGCGCAGAATTTTGCAAATCCCTACGGATGCAGTACTTGTGGAATTGATGACGCTCGGGTATCCGGCGGATGAGTGGAAGAGCCCCCAACGGCTTTCGCTGGAGAAAATTGTCTGTTTTGAAAAGTGGGGTTTTTAG
- the rbfA gene encoding 30S ribosome-binding factor RbfA, with the protein MASRRLERIAGVIRESVSSTILTRLSDPRIQGLVTVTEVEVTADLRQATVYLSVSGVDEAAQELTIKAIRHAAGVFQAALGRVLVCRYVPHLRFEMDRKFHTTLETLRLIEEIRRQWDETDEERQNPEENGPQEEPRL; encoded by the coding sequence ATGGCAAGCCGCAGACTGGAACGAATAGCCGGAGTGATTCGTGAATCGGTGAGCTCCACGATTCTGACACGTCTAAGTGATCCTCGCATTCAGGGATTGGTGACTGTAACGGAAGTGGAGGTAACAGCCGACCTGCGTCAGGCCACCGTTTATCTGAGTGTCAGCGGAGTGGATGAAGCGGCCCAGGAACTGACGATAAAAGCCATCCGGCATGCGGCCGGAGTTTTTCAGGCCGCGCTGGGGCGGGTGCTGGTCTGCCGATATGTGCCCCATCTTCGTTTTGAGATGGATCGAAAGTTTCATACGACCCTGGAGACGCTGCGGCTGATAGAGGAAATTCGCCGCCAGTGGGATGAGACGGACGAGGAGAGGCAGAACCCGGAAGAAAATGGGCCGCAAGAGGAGCCCCGGCTATGA
- a CDS encoding YebC/PmpR family DNA-binding transcriptional regulator has translation MAGHSHWAGIKHKKAANDAKRGKLWSKIARMIIVAAKNGGGDPEANLPLRYAIDKAKAANMPKDTIEKAIKKGTGELGGVHYEEVLYEGYAPGGVAVMIEGLTDNRNRTAPEIKKIFERRGGSLGASGCVSWMFSKKGLITVDTSAIGEDELLELALSAGAEDLQNTGRLYEITCPPAAFESLKKALQTRNIPLSSAEIAMVPQTHVQVTDEETARKILGLMEDIEDHDDVQNVYANFDIPDSILGRIES, from the coding sequence ATGGCAGGACATTCACACTGGGCAGGCATCAAGCATAAGAAGGCAGCCAATGACGCCAAACGCGGCAAGCTCTGGAGCAAAATTGCCCGAATGATTATTGTGGCGGCCAAGAATGGCGGCGGAGACCCGGAGGCCAATCTGCCTCTTCGATACGCCATCGATAAAGCCAAAGCGGCCAACATGCCAAAAGATACGATTGAAAAGGCCATCAAAAAGGGTACGGGTGAGCTGGGCGGCGTGCATTACGAAGAAGTGCTGTATGAGGGCTATGCACCCGGCGGAGTGGCGGTGATGATTGAGGGACTGACAGATAACCGCAATCGGACGGCTCCCGAAATTAAGAAAATCTTTGAGAGACGAGGCGGTTCGCTGGGGGCCAGCGGCTGCGTGAGCTGGATGTTCTCGAAGAAAGGATTAATTACCGTCGATACATCCGCTATCGGAGAAGATGAACTTCTGGAACTGGCCTTGTCAGCGGGGGCGGAGGATTTGCAGAACACCGGACGATTGTATGAAATCACCTGTCCGCCGGCTGCTTTTGAGTCCTTGAAGAAGGCTCTTCAGACGCGGAATATCCCGCTGTCTTCTGCAGAAATTGCCATGGTACCCCAAACCCATGTGCAGGTGACGGATGAGGAGACAGCCCGAAAAATCCTCGGCCTGATGGAGGATATTGAAGACCACGATGATGTGCAGAATGTCTATGCCAATTTTGACATTCCGGACAGCATCCTGGGGCGGATTGAATCGTAG